In Canis lupus dingo isolate Sandy chromosome 1, ASM325472v2, whole genome shotgun sequence, a single genomic region encodes these proteins:
- the RABAC1 gene encoding prenylated Rab acceptor protein 1 — protein MAAEKDQQKDAEPEGLSATTLLPKLIPSGAGREWLERRRATIRPWSSFVDQRRFSRPRNLGELCQRLVRNVEYYQSNYVFVFLGLILYCVVTSPMLLVALAVFFGACYILYLRTLQSKFVLFGREVSPAHQYALAGGVSFPFFWLAGAGSAVFWVLGATLVVIGSHAAFHQMEAVDGEELQMEPV, from the exons ATGGCGGCCGAGAAGGACCAGCAGAAGGATGCTGAGCCGGAAGGGCTGAGCGCCAC GACCCTGCTGCCGAAACTGATCCCATCTGGCGCGGGCCGTGAGTGGCTGGAGCGGCGCCGCGCGACCATCCGGCCCTGGAGCTCCTTCGTGGACCAGCGGCGCTTCTCGCGGCCCCGCAACCTGGGCGAGCTGTGCCAGCGCCTCGTACGCAACGTGGAGTACTACCAGAGCAACTATGTGTTCGTGTTCCTGGGCCTCATCCTGTACTGCGT GGTGACGTCCCCTATGCTGCTGGTGGCTCTGGCTGTCTTCTTTGGCGCCTGTTACATCCTCTATCTCCGCACATTGCAGTCCAAGTTTGTGCTGTTTG gccgaGAGGTGAGCCCAGCCCATCAGTATGCTCTGGCCGGGGGcgtctcctttcccttcttctggCTGGCTGGTGCAGGGTCTGCTGTCTTCTGGGTTCTGG GAGCCACCCTCGTGGTCATTGGCTCCCATGCCGCCTTCCACCAGATGGAAGCTGTGGATGGGGAAGAGCTGCAGATGGAGCCTGTGTGA